From a single Phacochoerus africanus isolate WHEZ1 chromosome 11, ROS_Pafr_v1, whole genome shotgun sequence genomic region:
- the LOC125110851 gene encoding elongation factor 1-alpha-like, translated as MGKEKTHINIVVIGHVDSGKSTTTGHLIYKCGGIDKRTIEKFEKEAAEMGKGSFKYAWVLDKLKAERERGITIDISLWKFETSKYYITIIDAPGHRDFIKNMITGTSQADCAVLIVAAGVGEFEAGISKNGQTREHALLAFTLGVKQLIVAVNKMDSTEPAYSAARFQEITKEVSNYIKKIGYNPASVAFVPISGWHGDNMLEPSTNMAWFKGWKVERKEGNATGVTLLEALDSILPPTRPVNKPLRLPLQDVYKIGGIGTVPVGRVETGFLKAGMVVTFAPNNVTTEVKSVEMHHEALAEALPGDNVGFNVKNVSVKDIRRGNVAGDSKNDPPMEASSFVAQVIVLNHPGQIHAGYSPVLDCHTAHISCKFAELREKMDRRSGKKLEDNPKALKSGDAAMVQMVPSKAMCVETFSQYPPLGRFAVRDMRQTVAVGVIKAVEKKTATTAKVTKAAVKASKK; from the exons ATGGGCAAAGAGAAGACGCACATTAATATCGTTGTCATCGGGCACGTGGACTCTGGCAAGTCCACCACCACCGGGCATCTCATCTACAAGTGTGGAGGGATCGACAAGAGGACCATCGAGAAGTTTGAGAAGGAGGCAGCAGAG ATGGGTAAGGGCTCCTTCAAGTACGCCTGGGTGCTGGACAAACTCAAGGCGGAGAGAGAGCGAGGCATCACCATCGACATCTCCCTGTGGAAGTTCGAGACCAGCAAGTACTACATCACCATCATCGACGCCCCGGGCCACAGGGACTTCATCAAGAACATGATCACCGGCACCTCCCAG GCGGACTGCGCGGTGCTCATCGTGGCTGCCGGCGTGGGCGAGTTCGAGGCCGGCATCTCCAAGAACGGGCAGACCCGCGAGCACGCGCTGCTGGCCTTCACCCTGGGCGTGAAGCAGCTGATCGTGGCCGTCAACAAGATGGACTCGACCGAGCCCGCCTACAGCGCCGCTCGCTTCCAGGAGATCACCAAGGAAGTGAGCAACTACATCAAGAAGATCGGCTACAACCCGGCGTCCGTGGCCTTCGTGCCCATCTCAGGCTGGCACGGCGACAACATGCTGGAGCCCAGCACCAAC ATGGCCTGGTTCAAGGGCTGGAAGGTTGAGCGAAAGGAGGGAAACGCCACCGGGGTGACTCTGCTGGAAGCTCTGGACTCCATCCTCCCGCCCACTCGCCCCGTCAACAAGCCCCTGAGGCTGCCTCTGCAAGACGTCTACAAGATTGGAG GCATTGGCACTGTGCCCGTGGGCCGCGTGGAGACCGGCTTCCTGAAAGCCGGCATGGTGGTCACCTTTGCCCCCAACAACGTCACCACTGAGGTCAAGTCTGTGGAGATGCACCACGAGGCCCTGGCTGAGGCCCTGCCCGGTGACAACGTGGGCTTCAACGTGAAGAACGTGTCGGTGAAGGACATCCGTCGCGGCAACGTGGCCGGGGACAGCAAGAACGACCCCCCGATGGAGGCCAGCAGCTTTGTGGCGCAG gtgATCGTCTTGAATCACCCGGGACAGATCCACGCCGGCTACTCCCCGGTGCTGGACTGCCACACGGCCCACATCTCCTGCAAGTTTGCTGAACTGAGGGAAAAGATGGACCGGCGCTCTGGCAAGAAGCTGGAGGACAACCCCAAAGCCCTGAAGTCGGGGGACGCGGCCATGGTGCAGATGGTGCCCAGCAAGGCCATGTGTGTGGAGACCTTCTCCCAGTACCCACCTCTAG gCCGTTTTGCTGTGCGTGATATGAGGCAAACAGTGGCGGTTGGCGTCATCAAGGCGGTGGAGAAGAAGACAGCCACCACGGCCAAGGTCACCAAGGCGGCAGTGAAGGCCAGCAAGAAGTGA